The following DNA comes from Micromonospora chokoriensis.
TGAAGATGTTGTCCGGGTACTGCGAGTAGTGCGGGGCCACGGGCTTCGCCGGGTAGCGGCCGGTGAGCATCGCGGGCAGCGCGTTGGGCGTCCACCCGCTGACGCCGGTGGCGTTGCGGTACCAGGTGGAGGCGCCGGCCAGCTCCGCGAAGTGCGGGAACCGCGCCGCGTCGATCGTTCCGTCGCTGCCGAGCAGGCTGACCAGTGGCAGCTCGTCGAGGATCAGCATCACCACCGGGGGGTGCACGCCCGCACCCTGCGCGGTGCCGGCCGCGCCGCCGTCGCCGCGCGGCAGGACCACCGCGGAGGTGGGCGAGGCGACCAGGAACAGCGCCACGAAGGCGACCTGTCCGGCGGCGGCCAGGCGCAGCACCAGGCGCGGGGCCCGCCACCGCCGGTGTGCGACCGCGCCGCCGGCCCCGACCGCCAGGGCCACGACCAGCAGGGGTACGCCCCGAAGCGGCGTTCCGTGTCGGCCCACCTGCACGGCGAGGGCGGCGGTCAGCAATCCGACGAGCCCGGTGTGGGTGAGCGCGCGGACGGTCCGGCCGGCCAGTCGGCTGGCCGCCCCGAGCAGCGCCACCCCGGTCGTGGGCAGCACCGCCACCAGGGCGACCAGCAGCAGGATCTGCGCCGGATCGGCGCGGTGGAACAGGAAGAAGTCGGGGCTGCGGCCGAGCACGTCCAGCAGTGGTTGGGTGATGACCAGCCCGACGAGCGCGGTCACCTCCAGCAGCCGACCCAGCTCACCGCGCCAGCCCCGGTCCCACCGCCCGGCAGTCGATCCGCCCGTTCGACCGGCGTTCGGGGCCGCCGACCGGTCGTCGGGGCCCGACTGCTCATCGGGCGCCGGCGTGCCGGCGGGGGCCGGTTCAGCCACCGATCACCGTTCGGTAGAGCGTGCGGGTGCCCGACGGCAGTTCCAGTCGCTCGGTGATCCGCCCCCGGGCGGCGAGCAGCGTCTCGAAGGCGTCGCGTCGGTAGTCCGGGAAGAGTCCGGCGGGTTTGTTGGCCAGCAGCCGGACGGCCATCGGGTCCTCCGGGTGGACGAACTCGACCACCACGGTGCCGCCCCGAGCGGTCAGCCCGGTCAGCCAGTCGACGACCTCCGGCAGCGGTACGTTGCGCCCGATCGCCAGGTGGTGCACGACGGCCAGGGCGAGCACCACGTCGGCGGACGCCCGGTCGGCGAAGCCGGCCCGTTCGACGCCCCGCCAGCCGCCGCCCGGGGACGGGTCGGCGAGGTCCAGCACCAGCGGCAGGATCCGGCGCTGCCCCTCGGAGCGCAGCGTGCGGTACAGCTCGTCGACCACCGCCGGGTCCTGTTCGACGGCGACCACGTAGTCGGCGTGCCCCGCCGCCAGTCGGGAGTACCGGCCGTCGTTGGCCCCGAGGTCGAGCACGAGGCGGGGGCGGGTGCCGGAGGCGACCGAGGTGACCACGAACTGTTCCTTGGCCACCCGGTCGCGGGCCGAGTAACCGCAGGTGACCTGGTAGTCCGACCAGTGGCTGCCGGTCGGGCGGTGGTCCAGCTTGCGGACCAGTTTCTCGATGCCGCGTACGGTGGCCAGCAGCAACTCCCGAGAGAAGCCGGCGGCCCGCAGTTGGTCGCGGACCTCGGTGGTGCTGGCGGCGGCGTTGCGCTGCTGCATCGCCCCGTGCAGGTGCAGGTGGGTCAGCACCCCGGGGCGCAGTCGGCGGGTGCCGCCGAAGAGTGGTCGCAGCTCGTCGGCCTCGATGCCGTCGACGCGGGCGCGCAGCCACGGCTGGAAGTCGACGCCCAGGTGGGCGGTGAGCATCAGCGGGTAGAGCACGGTCTGACAGAACTGCCGGTAGCCGGCCCACGGTTCACCGTCGCGGACCGGTTCGAAGGAGCCGATGTCGATGAAGACCGGGTCGACGCCGCGCCACTGGAGGTTGTACGCCGAGCCGTCCTTGGTGGTGAAGCCCTCGCCGAGCGCGGCGCGCAGGATCTCCAGGTGCAGCAGCGCGGCGTCGCGCAGCATGCCGAACGACCACTCGTACGGGTGGGACACGAACGGGATGCGCTCGTGCCGCAGCACGGCGGCCCACGGGCTGCCGGTCGCGGCGGGTACCAGGGCCGGCGGGGCGTCCTCGGTGGCGCAGACCTTGCGCGCGGCGACGAGCGTCGGGAAGAACGTGCTGCCGTTGAGTGCCCGCCAGTGCGCGGCGGCCTGGGGGTCCAGCCCGCGCAGCACCTCGTCGCCGACGTGGAAGACCCGGTTGGCCGGGTCGCGGAAGGAGGCCGGCTCGGGCCGTACCTCGGTGGGTGAGATCGCCATCGTCGGTGTCGGCCCGCTCAGCGCTGGTCGGTGGGTTGCCGGCGGAACCGGTCGACCAGGCGTCGCCAGTAGAGTTTCGCGGCGACCGCGGCGCCGGCCACCCCGCCGACGACCGCCTGCACGATCAGGCTGCCGGATCCCGCGTCCAGGTAGGCCAGATGTTCCACCGATCGCTCCTTGCGCTCGCCGTCTCGACACCGGCGTCCCGAGCATGCAGCGGTGAGGCTTTTGACCCAGAAAGCCGGACTTGTCCCTCACCGTACGCCGATCGCCATCCGCGTCGCGGCCACATCGCCGGACTCCCAGCCTCGCCACAGGATGTGACTCACACGCTCCGGTCCGCCCGTCGAGGTGGTCGAGGACCCGCTCCTCGCCGGTCGTCCCGTGGATCCCGACGAGCGGGGGCAGGTCGGCACCGGCACCGGCACAGGTCGTCAGCAGGAAACGAAGGTAGCGACGGCCCTCCTCGGCGTGACCCAGCCGGAACAGGGCGAGCAGCAGCAGCGCGGCGTCGCGGTGCCAGGTGAAGCGGTAGTCCCAGTTGCGGACCCCGCCGATCTCCTCGGGCAGCGAGGCGGTGGGCGCGGCGAGCAGCGCCCCGGTCTCGTCGAAGGACAGGCCCCGCAGGACGGTGGCGCTGTGCCACCCGGCGGCGCGGGCGCCGTAGCCGGTGCGGGGCGTCACCTCGGCGCGGACCCGCACCGCACCGTGGCGCACGGTGAGGCGGCGGACCAGCACCATTCCCGCGCGATCGTCTTCCTGGCGATCGCGGTCGCGGTGCTGGTACGCGGCACCGGGGCGCTGATGACCCAGGCCGGCGGTACGGCGGTGCTGATCGCCACCCTCACCCCGACCGTGCCCGACCTGGAGTGGCCGCGCACGATCAACGCGCTGGTGGGCGGGGCGGCCGGCCTCCCTCCGATGCTCGTGCTCCTGCCGACCAACCCGCTGCGGACGGTACGCCGGGCCGCCGAACCCGCCCTCGACCTGTTCGCCCGGGAGATGACCGCGTCGGCGCAGGCCCTCGCGCAACGACCTGCTACGGGCCACCGGCGTGCCCCGCGACGAGGCACGCCGGCTGGTGCGGGAGGCTGCCGCCGACTGACCGCAGCCGCTACCCGTCGACGGTCGGGTCCGGTACGCGGACGGTGAAGACGGTGCGCCCCGGGCGGCTGTCGACACCCACGGTCCCCCGGTGGGCCTCCACCACGGCCGCCACGATCGCCAGGCCGAGGCCGGTGCTGCCGTGCGCCCGGGAGCGGGAGCTGTCGCCGCGCGCGAACCGCTCGAACACCTCCGGTTGCAGCTCCGCCGGCACCCCGGGCCCGTCGTCGGCGACGGTGAGCACGGCGTTGGCCCCCTCGACGGCCAGTGTGGTGGTCACCGTGCTGCCCGGCGGCGTGTGCACCCGCGCGTTGGCCAGCAGGTTCGCGACGACCTGGTGCAGCCGGGCCGCATCGCCGGGCACCCGGATCGCCACCTCGGGCAGGCCGAGCTGCCAGCGGTGATCGGGACCGGCGACGTGCGCGTCGCTGACCGCGTCCACCACCAGAGCGGTCAGGTCGACCGGTTCGACGGCGAGGGGACGGCCGGTGTCGAGGCGGGCCAGCAGCAGCAGGTCGTCGACGAGCCTGGTCATCCGGGTGCTCTCCGACTCCACCCGGCGCAACGCGTGCGCCACGTCGGGGGGTACCTCGTCGCGACCGCGCCGGGCCACCTCGGCGTAGCCGCGGATCGCCGCCAGCGGAGTCCGCAACTCGTGGCTGGCGTCGGCGACGAACTGGCGTACCCGGGTCTCGCTGGCCTGCCGGGCGGCGAGCGCGTCGGCGACGTGGCCCAGCATCCGGTTCAACGCCGCGCCGACCTGACCGACCTCGGTGCGCGCGTCGGTGTCCGCGTCCGGGACCCGGACGGCGAGCGCCACCTCGCCCCGGTCCAGCGGCAGCTCGGTGACCCGGGTGGCGGTGGCGGCCACCCGGTGGAGCGGGCGCAGTGTGGCCCGGACGATCAGCGCGCCGGCCGCACCGGCGACCAGCAGCCCGACGGCGGCCACCGCGGCCTGCGCGGCCACCATCCACCAGACGGTCTCCTGCACCCCGGCCAGGGGAATCGCCACGACGCGTACCCGGCCGTCCCAGTACTGCCGGGCCACGGCCCGGTAGTCGCCGCGCGCCCCGAGGTCGACGGTGCGCGGTGCGGCGTCCACCGGCAGGCCCGCCAGCGCGGCGACGTCCCCGACCGGGACGGCCTGCTCGTCGGGGAACGGGTCGCCGCTGGACGGACTGTCGGTCAGGGTCCGGGCGCTGGTCACCCGCCCGTCGGTGATCACGGCGACCACCGTGCCCGACGGTGACCCGGGTGGCACGCCCGGCCCGTTGCCCGGGAACGCCGGCCGCCCCGGACGGTCACCCCGCATGGCCGTCGCGGGCGCCAGCTGGGCGTCGAGCCGCTCGATCAGGAAGTGCCGCAGCGCCACCGTGCTGAGGCCACCGATCGCCACGCTGACCACCGCCAGCAGCGCGAGCAGGGCGAACACCAACCG
Coding sequences within:
- a CDS encoding methyltransferase domain-containing protein, whose product is MAISPTEVRPEPASFRDPANRVFHVGDEVLRGLDPQAAAHWRALNGSTFFPTLVAARKVCATEDAPPALVPAATGSPWAAVLRHERIPFVSHPYEWSFGMLRDAALLHLEILRAALGEGFTTKDGSAYNLQWRGVDPVFIDIGSFEPVRDGEPWAGYRQFCQTVLYPLMLTAHLGVDFQPWLRARVDGIEADELRPLFGGTRRLRPGVLTHLHLHGAMQQRNAAASTTEVRDQLRAAGFSRELLLATVRGIEKLVRKLDHRPTGSHWSDYQVTCGYSARDRVAKEQFVVTSVASGTRPRLVLDLGANDGRYSRLAAGHADYVVAVEQDPAVVDELYRTLRSEGQRRILPLVLDLADPSPGGGWRGVERAGFADRASADVVLALAVVHHLAIGRNVPLPEVVDWLTGLTARGGTVVVEFVHPEDPMAVRLLANKPAGLFPDYRRDAFETLLAARGRITERLELPSGTRTLYRTVIGG
- a CDS encoding aromatic acid exporter family protein yields the protein MAHGEAADQHHSRAIVFLAIAVAVLVRGTGALMTQAGGTAVLIATLTPTVPDLEWPRTINALVGGAAGLPPMLVLLPTNPLRTVRRAAEPALDLFAREMTASAQALAQRPATGHRRAPRRGTPAGAGGCRRLTAAATRRRSGPVRGR
- a CDS encoding sensor histidine kinase, translated to MSSNPPSDRRPLRAARRWLAGRSLRTRLVFALLALLAVVSVAIGGLSTVALRHFLIERLDAQLAPATAMRGDRPGRPAFPGNGPGVPPGSPSGTVVAVITDGRVTSARTLTDSPSSGDPFPDEQAVPVGDVAALAGLPVDAAPRTVDLGARGDYRAVARQYWDGRVRVVAIPLAGVQETVWWMVAAQAAVAAVGLLVAGAAGALIVRATLRPLHRVAATATRVTELPLDRGEVALAVRVPDADTDARTEVGQVGAALNRMLGHVADALAARQASETRVRQFVADASHELRTPLAAIRGYAEVARRGRDEVPPDVAHALRRVESESTRMTRLVDDLLLLARLDTGRPLAVEPVDLTALVVDAVSDAHVAGPDHRWQLGLPEVAIRVPGDAARLHQVVANLLANARVHTPPGSTVTTTLAVEGANAVLTVADDGPGVPAELQPEVFERFARGDSSRSRAHGSTGLGLAIVAAVVEAHRGTVGVDSRPGRTVFTVRVPDPTVDG